GAGGGCAGAGGTATGTTATCATCACTAATAGTACGTGTCACTAGTGGATTTCTTTAACATCATGAAGAAATGGAGTTGTAGATAAAATTAAAATGTGCTCTAATACTAATGTAGTCCAGTGGTTCGGAGGCTGTCATCCTTGTAAGAGCTCTCAGGTTTGAATCTTGGGGTGGCCAGgaaagggttggaaacagccagagagtattcctgatgggctgcaTACAGTGTATGGGGTTCGATTACTCGCCCTTTCCCGGTAACTCGAACAGGAAAATTGGAAAAACCTTATAACTttcttatatttattaattaaatttgATTATCATTATGTGCTAGAGTGACTACGATTTTTAGATCTTCATTGTATGGATTCGGTGCAAATTTAATATCTAGAATTATTGTTTATCTTAAATTTACTACTAAAATTTCTGATATATAAAAACCAGATCGAAAATATTGTACAttcataaacttgaaaataaagtaaaaaaaaaaagttacaacATAATTCTAGTCAAGTTGTCATTAATTTTATTCACAAATTGAACCCTTACTTTGAGTTAACTTGCAATGACAGCATGACTAATTaagaacataatgataataatacacaaAACACACATAAATAATCCACCTAGTTCTTCCAATAACTTAACCCTTTCAGTTCTTCCTCCTGCAAATCATTTTATTGTCGTAATAGCTTCCCATTAGCGTCATTGTAGCTTTAGATTCTTCAGAAGCCTGTTGACAAATTATGAATTTTGTGATTAAAAATCATAATTCTGTAATACAGGTGTTACCATATTCAAAGCTCATATTTTCCATTATAATGATTTctaattgaatataacatatgtatGCCTTTTCAATCACACTGATATCACCCTTTTTGGCAGTTGACTTAATACCAACATTTTTTATTAGGAAACACTTGGGTCGAAATTGCCACCCTAAGTTTTATAGCTAGATCCAAGGAAATATGTCATGATTTTAAACTTGTGATTAGTGAACAATTGTGatgggctctagttattgagtcaacagcaagcgtcgatttattggcgacttgactgactcttagagcctaaattaaatttcaggcaggatttaaaacccatgaaaatttgattttaccattttcatggcgtctcaattttattttttattttattttattttttaaataacTTTTTCCtaattattggccggaggtccactcggaagcaatctctctatccgtcgaatagagagagggatgattttctctacttttgagagtgttttcactctaggtggagaaatgacttggactttattctcggataggggaaggattgtctacatctcacctccctcatacaccacttatgtggtattgggttttgttggtgCTGTTAGTTGTTGTATTGAGGAATGTGATAAACTTGTAAAATAATTTGTCCATCATGTGTATTCCCTTATCAAGACAAAAGTCACTAGCTAATATTTTATGATATGCAGTTAAAGCCTAGTTTTGGAGCATGTGCATGTGACCAAAACAAGTAAGATTGGATTTCATGTGACTTATTTTAAaactcatttaatatataaaaggcctcttaaagtaaataacaaataAATTAAATGCTTATAGATGCAGATAACTATAAAATATGTCTTTTAAACATTTGGCAGCCATTTGTTCCAAATGTAGAAAGCTGATATTTTAGCAGCACATTGTACTAGCAGTCTATCTTACATACAACCAATAGAACTTTTTAAGATGAAATTCATTATGTAAAACACCACCAATTTTTCTCCTGGCGGCCCTTAGGGCTGCCATTAACGTGCATAATAGTAGTTTGTACTATTAGTTATATGTTTGACTTTAAAGTGACAGATACTAAACTGTACAATACGTCAAGTTAATTATATACAGGCCCTAAGGGTTGTCGTTAAAAAAATCCTGATActaattgtgtgtatatatatagctGTTTGTGGAAATAAGATGATTAGAACATATATGAAAGACGATATAAAGTACCTCTGTTCGTTTGCAAATCCACGACCATTGCTCCCAATATCTTTATAGTTGGGTAAAGGAACTTGGTCTGATTCAATTTGCATGATGTCTCTAACAAGTATATCGTAATGCCTTTTCACCTCCTCGACTGATTTGCCACCTACATCCCTAGCAATGTTGTGCCATCTGTCAGGGTTGTCCTTGTTATAGTAAGCTAACGCCTCTTCAAATTGTTTGTTTTGTCTTTGTGTCCACGAGGATCCAGAGCTACGTGACGATGCCATTGTATATTCAGAAAAAAATATGTtataattgataaaaaaaaaatggatTACTCAGTCAAAAGGAGAAGACTGAAGTCAAGGGGATGGTATGCATTAGATTGCCATGTTGCCATCCTATATATAAGTACAGAAATATTCAATGAGGTGCAAGTTGGAggatatattttaatttttatttaattatttatttatttattttttgtgaaAACGTACTAACAATATGTTATTCGGTCCATTGGCGCCAGTCAGACTAGTACTGTTCTCAAGAGTGGTAAATTAGAACAGACACTATCTATTGTTGAAAGTCATATATATTCTTGTCTGTTACACTCTGTATCATCAATTGATCATCAAGTGACTTTATGATGGCATTTTAAGTACATTAGCGTATGGTATTGGATCCTGATTCAAAGCTTACCCATTAGGATAGAAGATATATGCGCTGCTGACAGCATGAATATCGACACTCTAAGATATTATGCCATCTTTGGTTTGATTATGTTTGCATAAATTATCTTGTATTCTTGTTATATACATACCATGACATTAACATATGCTAAAAATTTAAATTAATCAGTGTTTTGAACACTTTTGCAGGTAACCAGTGAGCTTTTACATATTAAAGGACTACATGATTTCCTTTAAATAGTTTTTACCATTTATAATAATTCATTATAAATGGATTATTCTATGTATATATGGACATTTAGTAACATATTTGAGGACAAGCTTTCTACCGGAACTTGAACTTGTTCGTTGGTGGTGGGCgagatcccaaaaaaatatatataattaagggGGGCACAGCCCCTCCCTGCCCCCTGAAAAGCTCCGTCCTTACTTCTCAGAACAAAAGAATCCGGTTTGACAAACGAAAAGGAGGTAGAAAGTGAGGCTTTTCTACGACTATATGccgatatatattttttatttactgCTTACATAAATATATAAGAAATAGTTAACAGAAAGTAATGGTGGCCTCATTAGAACAATTTCATGAGGTCCTATGCTTTAAGATTCTCCCCACTATGAGGATGGAGGGCCTCGTTTATGGGGtgatatcagatatgaagattaaAGAATTGCAGTGAGAATCTGTATAAAGTCTCCATTCTTTTTGATATTGTAGAATCCTTATCATTTCAATAGATAGATTTCAGGTATAAAGCTTCCCTAGAAGGTGGAATTGTTCTTGCAGTGTGGCCTACTGGTCCTTGCATACGATGCACCTATTAATCTGCGTATGTCCGTATAATAAATGTTTGTGCAGTCTTTAGAAGTATGATCATATACAATGTCAAGGCTATCACGCGTTGACTTTGTTATCGGGAAATCATAGAGCTCTAAAGTTAGAGAATTGAGTATCATTCATTAGATAGTAATAGAGTTTCTATGTAATGAGTTTCTATGCAATGAGTTTATCTTGGTCATTTATTGGAACAATCTCCTACAATTAAAAACCTATGTTCTAAAATCTAGATGTTTATAACTAACTTCAATGACAGTCTAAATTGTTAAAATGGGTAATTGGAGGTTTTTTCCCCTATTCAGTTTATCCGGGTAGGGCAAGTTTTTTTACTTAGATCTACGTGACTTAACTGGGTATCCGCGTAAACGTTTCCGACATGCCAAAAACGTTCACCCAGTGGCGGAAATAGGTAGGGGCAGGTGGCCActtgcccccggtggatttttatTTTTTAGTGCAAAAAATTTGGGCTATTCCATTTTCCCTCTAgtggattcttttttttttttttttttttgcgcaaAAAATCTTCATATTTTGCCCCTAGGGCCTCAAGATATTGCTCCAAAGtattcatattttgcccaaaagtctccatattttgtccaaaaaaagtttttaaaaacaaatttCGCTCCGATGAAAAAAATTTCTGTATTTGCCACTGCGTTCACCTATAGACCTATAGAGGTTCGAACCCGAGGCCCCTCTTATGAAGATATCTCCTATTAGCTACTTTGGTGATGGTTCATAATAGTGTAAGTGGGTCAACCCAAAAACCAATTTTAGAGTCTATTTTTTACTTAGAaaattaagaatatatatatatatatatatatatatatatatatatatatatatatatatatatatatatatatgaagggaACCTTTGCAGCTGGTTTGAGCCCTTGGTTCTGTAAGATAAGGAACCTGCACACAGTGGCTAGTCATATAGTGAAATAAATTCCCTCACCACTAGCATACATGGGTCCCactcaagaaaaattgaaaatcaAAGTAAAGCTTTAGAATCACACTATGAAAGAATTTGAAGAAAAAGGATGGTCTGACATGGGAAAAAATAAGTATCAAGGGATGTTCTGATAAGGGAACTTTTCCCAAAGAAAAGGAAATAGACGTGTGTAAGGCGTCGACACCAACCAATCAGATATCCATTTTCATTGAGACCTGGTAAAACTTATGCCCATCATCGGTAAACCAGTGCGCGCTATAACTACCCCCTAAAAAAAATTTGTCGTCTTTTGAAAATGAGTTGAGGTCATTTCAAGTTATATATCATGTCTGTCAAGAATGTTATGTTGAGATGGTTGGTTCTGCATTATAAACCAATTTGTGGTTCTTTATTCTGTATGATCAAATATGTTTCTTCTTTTTTGTGCCaactaagatcttgatgtaaattTTCTTTCATTTTTATCAGATTTATTTGTTTTGTGGTTAGATTTCAGACATCCtttcttatataatttttttttatatatatctcaaGTTTGTAACTTTTTTTGAGTTCAATCAGCTACTGTATAGTATTAAAGACATCAGTCCACCCTGCAACtccataaataaaaaaaattaaccatTTTGAAGTTAATGACTGATATAAGTTCTAAAACACACCATTGGTGCGCGCTCTCTTGTATTATATAATCTTCCTACAAACAAAGGTTGAGAATCAGCATCGACAATCTGATAGTGCACCACTCGTATTTAAAACCACTGTTAGATATGT
This genomic window from Rutidosis leptorrhynchoides isolate AG116_Rl617_1_P2 chromosome 2, CSIRO_AGI_Rlap_v1, whole genome shotgun sequence contains:
- the LOC139892329 gene encoding protein RADIALIS-like 5 gives rise to the protein MASSRSSGSSWTQRQNKQFEEALAYYNKDNPDRWHNIARDVGGKSVEEVKRHYDILVRDIMQIESDQVPLPNYKDIGSNGRGFANEQRLLKNLKLQ